In Gemmobacter fulvus, a single window of DNA contains:
- a CDS encoding DUF1850 domain-containing protein yields MSLASCLMAGALTLALPPDGTFRLHWTHSVEKTEWREDWRRVQGGLRLERAAVKGSGAGMEPGPDARLIDGWLIWTPQAATVSSLAIAASGMTASGWTLCAGETCQVIGETAGGAVILRPCEP; encoded by the coding sequence ATGAGCCTCGCCTCCTGCCTGATGGCGGGGGCGCTGACGCTGGCGCTGCCGCCGGATGGCACCTTCCGCCTGCACTGGACCCATTCGGTCGAAAAGACCGAATGGCGCGAGGATTGGCGGCGGGTGCAGGGCGGCTTGCGGCTCGAACGCGCGGCGGTCAAAGGCTCGGGGGCCGGGATGGAACCCGGCCCCGACGCGCGGCTGATCGACGGCTGGCTGATCTGGACCCCGCAGGCGGCGACGGTTTCCAGCCTTGCCATAGCCGCCTCGGGCATGACAGCCTCAGGGTGGACGCTGTGTGCAGGCGAAACCTGCCAGGTGATTGGAGAAACAGCCGGGGGCGCGGTGATCCTGCGCCCCTGCGAGCCGTGA
- a CDS encoding TAXI family TRAP transporter solute-binding subunit codes for MTFRITLATAFACAIAISAPKAEAEQFINVLTGGTSGVYYPLGVALSDIYGKGIEGARTQVQATKASVENLNLIEQGKGEIAFTLGDALALAWEGNVEAGFKTPLKKLRIVAAIYPNYVQIAALQEAGVTTIADMKGKTLSVGAAKSGTELNARAILGAAGLSYDDLAKVEYLPFAESVELMKNRQLEATLQSSGLGNAAIKDLASSQAISIVSIPAEVATAMGMPYMPATIPAGTYQGQDGDVATVAVGNYLVTSEDVPEEVVYQMTRLIFENLDVLKAAHSAGADISLDKAAKNPPVPLHPGAERFYREQGKL; via the coding sequence ATGACATTTCGCATCACGCTTGCGACCGCATTCGCCTGTGCAATCGCCATCAGCGCACCCAAAGCCGAGGCGGAGCAGTTCATCAACGTGCTGACGGGCGGCACTTCGGGGGTGTATTACCCGCTGGGGGTGGCGCTGTCTGACATTTACGGCAAAGGCATCGAAGGGGCGCGCACGCAGGTGCAGGCGACCAAGGCCTCGGTCGAGAACCTGAACCTGATCGAACAGGGCAAGGGCGAGATTGCCTTCACGCTGGGCGATGCGCTGGCGCTGGCGTGGGAAGGCAACGTAGAGGCGGGCTTCAAGACCCCGCTGAAAAAGCTGCGCATCGTCGCGGCGATCTATCCCAATTATGTGCAGATTGCCGCCCTGCAGGAAGCGGGCGTGACCACCATCGCCGACATGAAGGGCAAGACCCTGTCGGTGGGTGCGGCCAAATCGGGCACCGAGCTGAATGCGCGGGCCATTCTGGGGGCGGCGGGGCTCAGCTATGACGATCTTGCCAAGGTCGAATACCTGCCCTTCGCGGAATCGGTCGAGTTGATGAAGAACCGCCAGCTGGAGGCCACGCTGCAATCCTCGGGGCTTGGCAATGCCGCGATCAAGGATCTGGCCTCCAGTCAGGCGATCAGCATCGTGTCGATCCCGGCTGAGGTCGCCACGGCCATGGGCATGCCCTATATGCCCGCGACGATCCCGGCAGGCACCTATCAGGGGCAGGATGGCGATGTGGCCACGGTGGCTGTGGGCAATTATCTGGTGACCAGCGAGGATGTGCCCGAAGAGGTCGTCTATCAGATGACCAGGCTGATCTTCGAAAATCTGGACGTGCTGAAGGCCGCGCATAGCGCCGGGGCAGACATTTCGCTGGATAAGGCGGCCAAGAACCCGCCGGTGCCGCTGCATCCGGGGGCGGAGCGCTTCTATCGTGAACAGGGCAAGCTCTGA
- a CDS encoding ABC transporter permease, with the protein MQAAGVALVVGVMSFLMMQAMPGDMAYRIAAARYGYDLVSADLADAVRRELGLEAGPVVQFLHWMADLARFDLGRSLVSGQPVWDEIAHQMGASLQLAAVALGLSLLIGPPLGIYAGLHAGGLFDRMLLVVAAGFRAVPQFLLGLVLIVVLAVQLRLLPSAGHGSPAHLILPALTLALGLAAASARITRDAMAGVATSPFYAFARAKGLSDGQILRRHGLRNIGAPVVTYLGLQFVLLAEGVVVVETIFGWPGIGHALIHAVFHRDVPMVQGTALVMGLGFVVLNALVDLIARRIDPREVQA; encoded by the coding sequence ATGCAGGCGGCGGGCGTGGCGCTTGTCGTCGGCGTGATGTCATTTCTGATGATGCAGGCGATGCCGGGTGACATGGCGTATCGGATCGCAGCGGCGCGCTATGGCTATGATCTGGTCAGCGCCGATCTTGCCGATGCCGTGCGCCGCGAACTGGGGCTGGAGGCGGGGCCTGTGGTGCAATTCCTGCACTGGATGGCCGATCTGGCGCGGTTCGATCTGGGCCGTTCGCTCGTTTCTGGCCAGCCGGTCTGGGACGAGATCGCGCATCAGATGGGGGCGAGCCTGCAACTGGCGGCGGTGGCACTTGGCCTGTCGCTGCTGATCGGGCCGCCTCTGGGGATCTATGCCGGCTTGCACGCGGGCGGCCTCTTTGACCGGATGCTGCTGGTGGTGGCGGCGGGGTTTCGGGCGGTGCCGCAATTTCTGCTGGGGCTGGTGCTGATCGTGGTGCTGGCGGTGCAACTGCGGCTGCTGCCTTCGGCGGGCCATGGCAGCCCGGCGCATCTGATCCTGCCCGCCCTGACCCTTGCCCTCGGCCTTGCTGCCGCCTCGGCCCGGATCACACGCGATGCGATGGCGGGCGTGGCCACCAGCCCGTTCTATGCCTTTGCCCGCGCCAAGGGCCTGAGCGATGGCCAGATCCTGCGGCGTCACGGCTTGCGCAACATCGGCGCGCCGGTCGTCACCTATCTGGGGCTGCAATTCGTGCTGCTGGCCGAAGGCGTGGTGGTGGTTGAAACGATTTTCGGCTGGCCGGGCATCGGCCATGCGCTGATCCATGCGGTGTTTCACCGCGATGTGCCGATGGTGCAGGGCACGGCCCTGGTGATGGGCCTCGGGTTTGTGGTGCTGAACGCGCTGGTCGATCTGATCGCCCGCCGCATCGACCCGCGCGAGGTGCAGGCATGA
- a CDS encoding sensor histidine kinase, which yields MPGRSRIVWPVIVLAALVSGLLAWHMAFGGLMTRLDQSLILSRHALTLEIERFRYLPAVAGEDARIRAALQIPEDRGAITAANSYLETLVQTSGATHLYLLNREGVTIAASNWNLPESFIGEDYSFRPYFKDALAQGSGAFYAIGVTTKLPGYFLSARVILSDGTQGVVVVKIDLSPLQETWSRAEQDTVVTDADGVIFLASDPDWLYRPLTSLSGEVLARLDRQQTYSGADIGAAVPLMQGALGLIRGKNNRMSASRLAVFGQGWQVLAATPVVPAAGIAGLGAALGGLVAAMGLGLAKIRRQRRALLELERHQSAMLERRVAERTAALNHEVEARRKTEAELRAAQESLIQSEKMAALGRMSTAIVHEISQPLAAMEATLLTAVMLAEAPAPEATARIETARGLVRRMQRTTKRLKSFAQKEATATEPVDLLSVIEEAMEVVHPRAKAAGIMPKLLPVPVSCKVQAGRVRLEQVLVNLLVNALDAVEGRVGAQVEVSLELSPDEARIIVADNGPGIAPEVRERVAEPFFTTKSKSEGLGLGLAISTEIIASFGGQIDLDPHEGGGLCAIVRLPRPKPEER from the coding sequence ATGCCGGGCCGTTCAAGGATCGTTTGGCCCGTCATCGTGCTGGCGGCACTGGTTTCCGGCCTGCTGGCCTGGCATATGGCGTTTGGCGGGCTGATGACCCGGCTGGATCAAAGCCTGATCCTGTCGCGCCACGCGCTGACCCTCGAAATCGAAAGGTTCCGCTATCTGCCTGCCGTCGCGGGCGAGGATGCGCGCATCCGTGCCGCCTTGCAGATACCGGAGGACCGGGGCGCGATCACCGCCGCAAACAGCTATCTGGAAACGCTGGTGCAGACCTCGGGGGCGACGCATCTTTACCTGCTGAACCGCGAGGGTGTCACCATCGCGGCCTCGAACTGGAACCTGCCGGAAAGTTTTATCGGCGAGGATTACAGCTTTCGCCCCTATTTCAAGGATGCCTTGGCGCAGGGCAGCGGGGCCTTTTATGCCATTGGCGTCACGACCAAACTGCCCGGCTACTTTCTGTCGGCGCGGGTGATCTTGTCGGATGGCACGCAGGGGGTTGTCGTGGTCAAGATCGACCTCAGCCCGCTGCAGGAGACCTGGAGCCGGGCCGAACAGGATACCGTCGTGACCGATGCCGATGGCGTGATCTTTCTGGCCTCGGATCCAGACTGGCTTTACCGCCCGCTCACATCCTTGTCGGGCGAGGTGCTGGCGCGGCTGGACCGGCAGCAAACCTATTCGGGGGCAGATATCGGCGCGGCGGTGCCGCTGATGCAGGGGGCCCTGGGCCTGATCCGGGGCAAGAACAACCGCATGTCGGCCAGCCGTCTTGCGGTCTTCGGGCAGGGCTGGCAGGTGCTGGCGGCCACGCCGGTTGTGCCTGCGGCGGGAATCGCGGGGCTGGGCGCGGCCTTGGGTGGGCTGGTTGCCGCGATGGGGCTGGGCCTTGCCAAGATCCGGCGTCAGCGCCGGGCGCTGCTGGAACTGGAGCGCCACCAGTCCGCGATGCTGGAGCGCCGGGTGGCAGAGCGCACCGCAGCGCTGAACCATGAGGTCGAGGCGCGGCGCAAGACCGAGGCCGAATTGCGGGCAGCGCAGGAAAGCCTGATCCAGAGCGAGAAAATGGCCGCCCTGGGCCGCATGTCCACCGCCATCGTGCATGAGATCAGCCAGCCGCTTGCCGCGATGGAGGCCACCTTGCTGACTGCCGTCATGCTGGCCGAGGCCCCTGCGCCCGAGGCGACAGCCCGGATTGAAACCGCGCGCGGGCTGGTGCGGCGGATGCAGCGCACCACCAAACGACTGAAATCCTTTGCCCAGAAAGAGGCCACCGCCACCGAACCTGTCGATCTGCTGTCGGTCATCGAAGAGGCGATGGAGGTCGTTCACCCAAGGGCAAAGGCGGCAGGGATCATGCCGAAACTGCTGCCGGTCCCGGTATCGTGCAAGGTTCAGGCCGGGCGGGTGCGGCTGGAACAGGTTCTGGTGAACCTGCTGGTGAATGCGTTGGATGCGGTGGAAGGACGGGTGGGCGCGCAGGTGGAGGTCAGCCTTGAGCTGTCGCCGGATGAGGCCCGCATCATCGTGGCCGACAACGGCCCCGGCATTGCCCCGGAGGTGCGAGAGCGGGTGGCAGAGCCGTTCTTCACCACCAAGTCGAAAAGCGAAGGGCTGGGCCTTGGTCTGGCGATTTCCACGGAAATCATTGCGTCATTCGGCGGGCAGATCGACCTTGATCCGCATGAGGGCGGCGGGCTTTGTGCCATCGTGCGCCTGCCGCGCCCGAAACCGGAGGAGCGCTGA
- a CDS encoding ABC transporter substrate-binding protein, whose amino-acid sequence MRRSIATLLLTGALIPQAALADTAALDVAAPFEIKGADPVLSGDIFLKMDVMETLVNADTSGALLPGLADGWTVSADKLVWKFHIRQGMQFHDGSALTAEAAAFALNRSKAKEGILAKAPINAITAEGTDVVITLSEPFAALPAFLAEYRTGILAPSAYAADGSVTAVIGTGAFRVTKLEPPMTLEAQRFDAYWGGAAKVPAVHYTSATRAETRALMAEAGDAELVVNLDPASVTRLQSVAGVAVHSVAMPRVLLLKLNTALPFFDTVEERQALSLAIDRAGLAQAVLRYPAAASQLLPPAVGGWHNADLPPLDHDPEAAKAAFAAAGWLPGADGILEKDGQRFTVELLTYPDRAELPLTAAVLEQLFREVGIAVTINATNSSEIPAKHAAGTLQMALFARNFGLVPDPVGTFMQDYAPGGDWGAMGWENDAFTAAVRKMAAEGGSDAEKSALAATLQAELPVLPIAWYQQTAAVSHSVKGIVIDPYERTYGLKSAEFAELNRLCTP is encoded by the coding sequence ATGCGTCGTTCCATCGCCACCCTGCTGCTGACGGGCGCCCTGATCCCGCAGGCCGCGCTTGCAGATACCGCCGCTTTGGATGTTGCCGCGCCGTTTGAAATCAAGGGCGCGGACCCCGTATTGTCGGGCGACATTTTCCTGAAGATGGATGTGATGGAAACGCTGGTGAATGCCGATACCAGCGGTGCCCTGCTGCCGGGTCTGGCCGATGGCTGGACCGTATCGGCGGACAAGCTGGTCTGGAAGTTCCATATCCGGCAGGGGATGCAGTTCCATGACGGCAGCGCGCTGACCGCCGAGGCGGCCGCCTTTGCGCTGAATCGCTCCAAGGCCAAGGAAGGCATTCTCGCCAAGGCACCGATCAACGCCATCACCGCCGAAGGCACGGATGTGGTCATCACCCTGTCGGAACCCTTTGCCGCCCTGCCCGCCTTTCTGGCCGAATACCGCACCGGCATTCTTGCCCCCTCGGCCTATGCTGCCGATGGTTCCGTCACTGCGGTGATCGGCACCGGCGCATTCCGGGTGACCAAGCTGGAGCCACCGATGACGCTGGAGGCGCAACGGTTTGACGCCTATTGGGGCGGAGCGGCCAAAGTGCCCGCCGTGCATTACACCAGCGCCACCCGCGCCGAGACCCGGGCGCTGATGGCCGAGGCCGGGGATGCCGAACTGGTGGTGAACCTTGATCCTGCCTCGGTCACGCGGCTGCAATCAGTGGCGGGTGTCGCGGTGCACTCTGTGGCGATGCCGCGTGTCCTGCTGCTGAAGCTGAACACCGCCCTGCCGTTTTTCGACACGGTGGAAGAACGGCAGGCGCTGTCGCTGGCCATCGACCGGGCCGGGCTGGCGCAGGCCGTGCTGCGCTATCCGGCGGCGGCCAGCCAGTTGCTGCCGCCCGCCGTGGGCGGCTGGCACAATGCCGACCTGCCACCGCTGGACCATGACCCCGAGGCCGCCAAAGCGGCCTTTGCCGCCGCAGGCTGGCTGCCCGGTGCCGATGGTATTCTGGAAAAGGACGGCCAGCGTTTTACGGTGGAACTGCTCACCTATCCCGACCGGGCCGAACTGCCGCTGACCGCCGCCGTGCTGGAGCAACTGTTCCGCGAGGTGGGCATTGCCGTCACGATCAACGCGACCAATTCGTCCGAGATTCCGGCCAAACACGCGGCGGGCACGCTGCAAATGGCGCTGTTTGCCCGCAATTTCGGGCTGGTGCCCGATCCCGTCGGCACCTTCATGCAGGATTATGCGCCGGGGGGCGACTGGGGCGCGATGGGCTGGGAGAATGACGCTTTCACCGCCGCCGTGCGCAAAATGGCCGCCGAGGGCGGATCTGACGCAGAAAAATCCGCGCTTGCCGCCACGTTGCAGGCCGAACTGCCGGTGCTGCCGATTGCGTGGTATCAGCAGACCGCCGCCGTCTCGCACAGCGTCAAGGGCATCGTCATCGACCCCTATGAGCGCACCTATGGCCTGAAATCGGCGGAGTTTGCCGAATTAAACCGGCTCTGCACGCCATAG
- a CDS encoding ABC transporter permease: MTLSRFGWAMLALLLAFALLAPLVDPVGPFKQSLLKALSGADAAAPFGYDHLGRSIFARLAHALRLSLMLAFAATATAALIGIALGALASWRGGWIDRALCLLADSVLALPALLMILMMGVILPATALAFWAGLAAVQWIEFFRLTRAAARSHLASPAVEAATLQGFGPLWIFRRILWPEIGPMLRTAMAFGVANAIAAIAALGFVSVGMRAPTPELGLMMVELLPSWREAPFALLQPVLACFLLLLSLNLIAGARK; the protein is encoded by the coding sequence ATGACGCTTTCCCGTTTTGGCTGGGCCATGCTGGCGCTTTTGCTGGCCTTTGCCCTGCTGGCCCCGCTGGTAGATCCGGTCGGGCCATTCAAACAATCGCTGTTGAAGGCGCTTTCGGGGGCCGATGCGGCGGCGCCCTTTGGCTATGACCATCTGGGCCGGTCGATCTTTGCGCGTCTGGCCCATGCGTTGCGGCTGTCGCTGATGCTGGCCTTTGCCGCCACCGCCACGGCGGCGCTGATCGGCATCGCGCTCGGCGCGCTGGCAAGCTGGCGCGGCGGCTGGATCGACCGCGCGCTGTGCTTGCTGGCCGATAGCGTGCTGGCGCTGCCTGCACTGCTGATGATCCTGATGATGGGCGTGATCCTGCCCGCCACAGCGCTGGCCTTCTGGGCCGGTCTGGCGGCGGTGCAATGGATCGAGTTCTTCCGCCTGACCCGCGCCGCCGCGCGCAGCCATCTGGCCAGCCCGGCGGTCGAAGCGGCAACCCTGCAAGGATTTGGCCCGCTCTGGATCTTTCGCCGCATCCTCTGGCCCGAGATCGGGCCGATGCTGCGCACCGCCATGGCCTTTGGCGTGGCAAATGCCATTGCCGCCATCGCGGCGCTTGGATTTGTCAGCGTCGGCATGCGCGCGCCCACACCCGAACTGGGGCTGATGATGGTTGAACTGCTGCCCAGCTGGCGCGAGGCGCCCTTTGCCCTGCTGCAACCCGTGCTGGCCTGCTTCCTGCTGCTCTTGTCCCTGAACCTGATTGCCGGAGCCCGCAAATGA
- a CDS encoding TRAP transporter permease → MTDTTMAPAADAVHDPLGEGFPSGLMGRALFWLAVVFSLFQIATAAHLIDMPSQIARALHVGFLMALGFPLLAMVKTQNPMARAAVFALALAGVAVALYQTFDYTDLLLRAGDPLPRDIWFGVVALVAVFAAAWLLMGAVLPIITGLFLAYALFGQYLPSPLNHRGYDFSQVVEHLAYGTEGIYGIPIYVSSTYIFLFILFGAFLEKAGMIRLFTDVSLAAVGHMTGGPAKVAVLSSGLMGTISGSGVANVVTTGQFTIPLMKRFGYRPAFAGGVEATASMGGQIMPPVMGAVAFIMAETLGVQYIEIVKAALIPAILYFLGVFWMVHLEAGKRGLRGLSREALPSARKALREGWYLLLPLGVLVWLLFSGFTPLYAGTVGLALTVLLILGGSAVLGLPEGVLRIIFWIGLGLISAAFFKLGIWVILAALLALGAVALASKGGRETLGICRDSLADGARTALPVGIACALVGVIIGVMTLTGAANTFGQFIVGVGESSLFLSLVLTMITCLILGMGIPTIPNYIITSSIAGPALLALGVPLIVSHMFVFYFGILADLTPPVALACFAAAPIAKESGLRISLEAVKIAAAGFVVPFMAVYSPALMLQDGGSMAAAVGYWPAVAYITIKAIIALGLWGVAVIGWLGLRLALWQRGLAMVAAFSLVAALPLTDEIGLGLFVVFGGMVWLQARKVPA, encoded by the coding sequence ATGACCGATACGACCATGGCACCGGCCGCAGATGCCGTGCATGACCCGCTGGGCGAGGGTTTTCCGTCCGGACTGATGGGCCGGGCGCTGTTCTGGCTGGCCGTCGTCTTTTCACTGTTCCAGATCGCGACAGCGGCGCATCTGATCGACATGCCCAGCCAGATTGCCCGGGCGCTGCATGTGGGCTTTCTGATGGCGCTCGGCTTTCCGCTGCTGGCGATGGTGAAGACCCAAAACCCGATGGCACGGGCTGCGGTCTTTGCGCTGGCATTGGCGGGGGTGGCGGTCGCGCTTTATCAGACCTTCGACTATACCGACCTGCTGCTGCGCGCAGGCGATCCGCTGCCGCGCGACATCTGGTTTGGCGTGGTGGCGCTGGTTGCGGTGTTCGCGGCGGCCTGGCTTCTGATGGGGGCGGTCCTGCCGATCATCACCGGCCTGTTTCTGGCCTATGCGCTGTTCGGGCAATACCTGCCGTCGCCACTGAACCATCGCGGCTATGACTTTTCGCAGGTGGTCGAACATCTGGCCTATGGCACGGAAGGCATCTACGGCATCCCGATCTATGTGTCCTCGACCTATATCTTCCTGTTCATCCTGTTTGGCGCCTTTCTGGAAAAGGCCGGGATGATCCGGCTGTTCACCGATGTATCGCTGGCGGCTGTGGGGCATATGACCGGCGGGCCTGCCAAGGTGGCGGTGCTGTCCTCGGGGTTGATGGGCACGATCTCGGGGTCGGGCGTGGCCAATGTGGTGACGACGGGGCAGTTTACCATCCCGCTGATGAAGCGCTTCGGCTATCGTCCGGCCTTTGCTGGCGGGGTGGAGGCGACGGCGAGCATGGGCGGGCAGATCATGCCGCCGGTGATGGGGGCCGTGGCCTTCATCATGGCCGAAACGCTGGGCGTGCAATATATCGAGATCGTCAAGGCGGCGCTGATCCCGGCCATCCTGTATTTTCTGGGCGTGTTCTGGATGGTGCATCTGGAGGCCGGAAAACGCGGGTTGCGCGGCCTGTCGCGCGAGGCCTTGCCCTCGGCCCGCAAGGCGCTGCGCGAGGGCTGGTATCTGCTGCTGCCGCTGGGCGTTCTGGTCTGGCTGCTGTTTTCGGGCTTCACGCCGCTTTATGCGGGCACCGTGGGGCTGGCGCTGACCGTGCTGTTGATTCTTGGCGGGTCGGCGGTGCTGGGCCTGCCCGAGGGGGTGCTGCGGATCATCTTCTGGATCGGGCTGGGCCTGATTTCGGCGGCGTTCTTCAAGCTGGGGATCTGGGTGATCCTCGCGGCACTGCTGGCCCTCGGGGCGGTGGCGCTTGCCAGCAAGGGCGGGCGCGAGACGCTCGGCATCTGCCGCGACAGTCTGGCGGATGGCGCACGCACCGCGCTGCCGGTGGGCATCGCCTGTGCGCTGGTCGGGGTCATCATCGGGGTGATGACCCTGACGGGCGCGGCAAACACCTTTGGCCAGTTCATCGTGGGTGTGGGCGAAAGCTCGTTGTTCCTGTCGCTGGTGCTGACCATGATCACCTGCCTGATCCTTGGCATGGGCATCCCCACGATCCCGAATTACATCATCACCTCTTCCATCGCAGGGCCGGCCCTGCTCGCGCTGGGGGTGCCGCTGATTGTCAGCCATATGTTCGTGTTTTACTTCGGCATTCTGGCGGATCTGACGCCGCCGGTTGCGCTGGCCTGTTTTGCCGCGGCCCCCATCGCCAAGGAAAGCGGCCTGAGGATCAGCCTTGAGGCGGTCAAGATCGCGGCGGCGGGTTTTGTCGTGCCCTTCATGGCGGTCTATTCACCCGCGCTGATGCTGCAAGACGGCGGGTCGATGGCGGCGGCGGTCGGATATTGGCCCGCCGTGGCCTATATCACGATCAAGGCCATCATCGCGCTGGGTCTGTGGGGTGTGGCGGTGATCGGCTGGTTGGGGCTGCGGCTGGCCCTGTGGCAACGCGGCCTGGCGATGGTTGCGGCGTTCAGCCTTGTCGCCGCATTGCCGCTGACTGACGAGATCGGCCTCGGCCTGTTCGTGGTGTTCGGCGGCATGGTGTGGTTGCAGGCGCGCAAGGTTCCGGCATGA
- a CDS encoding ATP-binding cassette domain-containing protein, translated as MTLIAVKDLSLTRGASLFAGLTLTIAKGDRIGLIAANGRGKSSLLRILTGVEAATAGTVTRARGLVASLAPQEVPDHLLSLTLHAAVLDALDPETAETESWRVDIILDDLEVDPAMRGRRVADLSGGWQRVMLLARAGIVEPDVLLLDEPTNHLDLGRIAVLERFLAALPRDCAVLVASHDRAFLDAACRRSLFLRPKDSADFALPYARARLALDEADAARDRQFDNDMRRVKALRQQAVKLKNIGVNSGSDLLLVKTKQLIDRADRLEDEARPAHHEASAGVIRLGNSDSHAKALMTIGDTTLATPTGRALFRTGKFWIEKGDRIAVLGANGTGKTVLAQRLRAALDGGDPAIRGAASLILGYSDQALSQLACFATPWDAVKQSSDLTDQLARSALAGAGIAIDAQTAPLLRLSGGQRARLAMLLLRLARPNFYILDEPTNHLDIEGQEMLQAELTRPGAACLLISHDRAFVRAVATRIWSVEKGRLVEVAEADPVFDRLMNGGHLGGDRGG; from the coding sequence ATGACCCTGATTGCCGTCAAAGACCTGTCGCTGACCCGTGGCGCATCGCTGTTTGCGGGCCTGACCCTGACCATCGCCAAAGGCGACCGCATCGGTTTGATCGCGGCCAATGGGCGCGGCAAATCCTCGCTGCTGCGCATCCTGACAGGGGTGGAGGCGGCGACGGCGGGCACCGTCACCCGTGCGCGCGGCCTTGTTGCCAGCCTTGCCCCGCAAGAGGTGCCGGACCATCTGCTGTCGCTCACCCTTCATGCGGCCGTTCTGGACGCGCTGGACCCGGAGACAGCCGAGACCGAAAGCTGGCGGGTCGATATCATCCTTGATGATCTGGAGGTCGATCCCGCGATGCGGGGCAGGCGGGTTGCAGACCTTTCTGGCGGTTGGCAGCGTGTCATGCTGCTGGCCCGCGCCGGGATTGTGGAACCGGATGTCTTGCTGCTGGATGAGCCGACAAACCACCTCGATCTTGGGCGGATCGCGGTGCTGGAGCGGTTCCTTGCCGCCTTGCCGCGGGATTGCGCGGTTCTGGTGGCCAGCCACGACCGCGCCTTTCTGGATGCTGCCTGTCGGCGCTCGTTGTTTCTGCGCCCGAAAGACAGCGCGGATTTTGCCCTGCCCTATGCGCGTGCACGGCTGGCGTTGGACGAGGCTGACGCTGCCCGCGACCGGCAGTTCGACAATGACATGCGCAGGGTCAAGGCGCTGCGGCAGCAGGCGGTCAAGCTGAAGAATATCGGCGTCAATTCCGGCTCCGATCTGCTGCTGGTCAAAACGAAACAGCTGATCGACCGGGCCGACCGGCTGGAAGACGAGGCCCGCCCCGCGCATCACGAGGCCTCTGCGGGGGTGATCCGCCTCGGCAACAGCGACAGTCACGCCAAGGCGCTGATGACGATTGGCGACACCACGCTTGCCACGCCGACGGGGCGGGCGCTGTTCCGCACAGGCAAGTTCTGGATCGAAAAGGGCGACCGGATCGCAGTGCTTGGCGCGAATGGCACCGGCAAGACTGTGCTGGCCCAACGGCTGCGCGCGGCCTTGGATGGCGGCGACCCTGCAATCCGGGGCGCGGCCAGCCTGATCCTTGGATATTCCGATCAGGCGCTGTCGCAACTGGCATGTTTTGCAACGCCGTGGGATGCGGTGAAGCAGAGCAGTGACCTGACTGACCAGCTGGCGCGCAGCGCGCTGGCCGGGGCCGGGATAGCTATTGATGCGCAGACGGCGCCGCTTCTGCGGCTGTCGGGCGGGCAGCGGGCGCGGCTGGCGATGCTGCTGTTGCGGCTGGCGCGCCCGAACTTCTACATTCTGGACGAGCCGACCAACCATCTCGACATCGAGGGGCAAGAGATGTTGCAAGCCGAACTGACCCGGCCGGGGGCTGCCTGCCTGTTGATCAGCCATGACCGCGCCTTTGTCCGGGCGGTGGCCACGCGCATCTGGTCAGTCGAAAAGGGCCGGTTGGTCGAGGTGGCCGAGGCGGATCCGGTCTTTGATCGGCTGATGAACGGGGGACACCTCGGGGGGGATCGGGGGGGATGA